A single genomic interval of Oncorhynchus gorbuscha isolate QuinsamMale2020 ecotype Even-year linkage group LG25, OgorEven_v1.0, whole genome shotgun sequence harbors:
- the LOC124013678 gene encoding protein BTG1-like, with product MHTLCARGTMKPEISAAVGFLSRFLRIKGHVNDRQLQSFSASLQDILSEQYKHHWFPDRPCKGSGYRCIRINHKMDPLVGQAGQRIGLTINQLYLLLPSELTLWVDPFEVSYRIGEDGSICVLYESQPVAPAPSGGSAVTSTPMVDSHISCKEAAGMLGRTSPSKAYNMMTMSS from the exons ATGCATACCCTTTGTGCTCGGGGAACGATGAAACCAGAGATTAGCGCCGCGGTCGGGTTTCTGTCGAGATTTCTGCGGATAAAAGGACACGTAAATGACAGACAGCTTCAATCATTCAGCGCAAGTttacaggatattttgtcag aGCAATACAAGCACCACTGGTTCCCCGACAGGCCATGCAAGGGCTCGGGCTACCGCTGCATCCGCATCAACCACAAGATGGATCCCCTGGTGGGGCAGGCAGGCCAGCGCATCGGCCTGACCATCAATCAGCTCTACCTGCTGCTGCCTAGTGAGCTCACCCTCTGGGTGGACCCCTTCGAGGTGTCCTACCGCATCGGCGAGGACGGCTCCATCTGCGTGCTCTACGAGTCCCAGCCGGTAGCCCCGGCGCCGTCGGGAGGCAGTGCGGTCACCTCGACCCCCATGGTGGACAGTCACATCAGCTGCAAGGAGGCGGCGGGGATGCTGGGTAGGACCAGCCCTTCCAAAGCCTACAACATGATGACTATGTCCAGCTAA